One window from the genome of Leptospira johnsonii encodes:
- the surE gene encoding 5'/3'-nucleotidase SurE — translation MNILITNDDGISSNGILALEKVLGKEHNTYLVAPLKERSATSMALSIHDSLRVERVNENHYIVDGFPVDCVNIGLHGNIFPKIDLVLSGINRGVNMGHDVHYSGTVGAARHGAIHNRKSVAVSSGNLGKDYDYIKEAELIHEILNSWVDEFISGIVYNINIPEKFENSLSSIEVAKLGRRTYVDTYESKPIIGGISDFFLGGSDLGHVPEEGTDFDIFFRGKIPITPLSLDQTSSLELEEFRKRIRVKSK, via the coding sequence ATGAATATTCTAATCACCAACGACGACGGGATCTCTTCCAACGGGATCCTTGCATTGGAAAAAGTTTTAGGAAAAGAACATAATACTTATTTGGTCGCTCCTCTAAAAGAACGTTCTGCAACTTCCATGGCGCTGAGCATACACGATTCTTTGAGAGTTGAAAGAGTGAACGAGAACCATTATATAGTAGACGGATTCCCAGTAGACTGCGTGAACATAGGACTTCATGGAAACATCTTCCCAAAAATAGATTTGGTGCTCTCCGGAATCAACCGAGGAGTGAATATGGGACATGACGTGCATTATTCCGGAACGGTAGGTGCCGCAAGACATGGCGCCATCCATAATAGAAAAAGTGTAGCAGTCAGTTCCGGAAACTTGGGCAAAGACTACGATTATATTAAAGAAGCCGAATTGATCCACGAAATCCTAAACTCATGGGTGGATGAATTTATCTCTGGAATTGTTTATAATATTAATATTCCGGAAAAATTCGAAAACTCGTTATCTTCTATAGAAGTAGCTAAGTTGGGCAGAAGGACCTATGTGGACACTTATGAATCCAAGCCGATCATAGGCGGAATCTCCGACTTCTTCTTAGGAGGCTCTGACCTAGGACATGTTCCTGAAGAAGGTACTGATTTCGATATATTCTTCCGTGGAAAAATACCGATCACTCCTTTGAGTTTGGATCAAACTTCTTCGCTTGAATTGGAAGAATTTAGAAAAAGGATCCGGGTCAAATCGAAGTAA
- the sppA gene encoding signal peptide peptidase SppA, translated as MDRNRIALAVTFVVTILSLFVGLINLVSNVSSSKLTRVDAGSGFGTDRLGAALIKIEGEIHSGHSSYDSAGAQTILEQLRSIEDDTNIVGILVEINSPGGSVGASQEIYKELMYLRKEKNKKVVVSMKDIAASGGYYIASAADKIFALGGTLTGSIGVIAIAPNIKGLLERYGVKVRTFKEGKYKDSLSLFRDNTPEEDAMIQKMLSDTYEEFIEDVAKGRNQTVKFVEALAEGRIYSGQDAFRNKLVDDIGGRREALAELSKLCNYDGTLPLFEEEVNPWDRFFQLMQAKSGGFFGGEKALLQELKRSPVLVLYPQSMAW; from the coding sequence GTGGACCGAAATCGTATCGCATTAGCAGTCACCTTTGTAGTCACCATTCTTTCCTTGTTCGTAGGGCTTATTAATTTAGTCTCCAACGTCTCTTCTTCCAAACTCACGAGAGTTGATGCAGGTTCCGGATTCGGGACCGATAGATTGGGAGCAGCCCTAATTAAAATAGAAGGAGAGATCCACTCCGGACATTCCAGCTATGATTCCGCTGGAGCCCAAACCATATTAGAACAACTTAGATCGATAGAAGACGATACTAATATCGTAGGTATCTTAGTGGAGATCAACTCACCAGGCGGATCCGTCGGCGCTTCTCAAGAGATCTATAAAGAACTAATGTATCTCCGAAAAGAGAAAAACAAAAAGGTTGTGGTATCTATGAAGGATATCGCAGCTTCCGGCGGATATTATATAGCTTCTGCAGCGGATAAAATTTTCGCGTTAGGCGGAACTTTGACCGGTTCCATCGGAGTGATCGCGATCGCGCCGAATATAAAAGGGCTTTTAGAAAGATACGGAGTAAAGGTCCGCACTTTCAAAGAGGGAAAATATAAGGATTCCCTTTCTCTTTTCAGGGACAATACCCCGGAAGAAGACGCTATGATCCAAAAGATGCTCTCCGATACGTACGAAGAGTTTATAGAAGATGTAGCTAAAGGAAGAAACCAGACCGTAAAATTCGTAGAGGCGTTAGCAGAAGGACGGATCTACTCCGGACAAGACGCATTCCGAAACAAACTCGTGGACGATATAGGCGGCAGAAGAGAAGCCTTGGCGGAACTTTCTAAACTTTGCAATTATGACGGGACTCTTCCATTATTCGAAGAAGAAGTAAATCCTTGGGACAGATTCTTCCAACTTATGCAAGCAAAGTCTGGAGGATTCTTCGGCGGAGAAAAAGCCCTTCTTCAGGAACTCAAACGTTCTCCTGTTTTAGTTTTATACCCTCAATCTATGGCATGGTAA
- a CDS encoding SAM-dependent methyltransferase has product MEFTIRPIAKVSNSRSEVQDDYWAEIVSEIELEDNIPAESLDGIDTFSHLEIIYIFHKSVGSDPVLGSEHPRENKRWPKVGIFAQRKKNRPNHIGSTIVELLRRDGKKLLVKYLDAIDGTPVVDIKPVMREFLPMSGITQPDWSKELMINYWE; this is encoded by the coding sequence ATGGAATTTACGATTCGGCCGATCGCAAAGGTCTCGAACTCAAGATCAGAAGTCCAGGATGATTACTGGGCGGAAATCGTTTCCGAGATCGAGTTAGAAGATAATATTCCCGCTGAGTCATTAGATGGGATCGATACATTCTCGCATTTGGAGATCATCTATATCTTTCATAAATCTGTCGGATCGGATCCTGTGTTAGGCAGTGAACATCCCAGAGAAAATAAAAGGTGGCCCAAGGTTGGGATCTTTGCCCAAAGAAAGAAAAATCGCCCGAACCATATTGGTTCTACGATCGTAGAACTTCTGAGAAGAGACGGCAAAAAACTTTTGGTAAAATATTTGGATGCCATTGACGGAACTCCGGTTGTGGATATTAAACCCGTAATGAGGGAGTTCTTGCCTATGTCCGGGATCACTCAACCGGATTGGTCCAAAGAATTGATGATAAATTATTGGGAATAA
- a CDS encoding Acg family FMN-binding oxidoreductase produces MKYGVSFGVFLSTSQVLQYCKGSSKDRYDYERKSPFDPEFLTENISPILKAIRIGITAPNPHNVQPWKFKIIDDHSALLYVDEKRLLKDTDPTYRQIHIGQGTFLENLSLGIQVLGYSTEVSLFPEGKYSVADIGKKPIAKIVLIKQEDLVRNPLSEFISDRVTRRSIYEGEDLSKEDFEKIRKDSAVLYSELKFVPKAGSEELRKQLVAAMQMETDTYNTYEESRIWFRYNDEEIGKFKDGLSLRATGVSGLKYFFARNFFLKPGIESWHSPENKKAGMDMFASQVESSKGFIFLKTDHNEIIDWVQAGRDYLRLHLAATKSGFSLHPMSQILQEYPEMDPIRKEFESSLKPGEKIQMLVRLGKSDYHYYSPRREPKDFIL; encoded by the coding sequence TTGAAATACGGCGTCAGTTTCGGTGTCTTTCTCTCAACTTCTCAAGTTTTACAATATTGCAAAGGTTCTTCCAAGGATAGATACGATTACGAAAGGAAGAGTCCATTTGATCCTGAATTTCTTACCGAAAATATTTCTCCGATCCTGAAAGCGATCCGTATCGGTATCACAGCTCCGAACCCTCATAATGTCCAACCTTGGAAATTCAAAATTATCGATGATCATTCTGCACTTCTGTATGTGGATGAAAAACGTTTATTAAAAGATACAGATCCAACTTATAGACAGATCCATATCGGCCAAGGGACCTTTCTGGAAAACTTAAGTTTAGGAATTCAAGTCTTAGGATATTCTACAGAGGTTTCTCTTTTTCCGGAAGGAAAATATTCGGTTGCAGACATCGGTAAAAAACCCATCGCTAAAATTGTTTTGATCAAACAAGAAGATCTAGTCCGGAACCCTTTGTCTGAGTTTATTTCGGACAGAGTAACTAGAAGGAGTATTTATGAAGGAGAAGATCTCAGCAAAGAAGATTTTGAGAAGATCCGAAAAGACTCTGCAGTTTTGTATTCGGAACTGAAATTTGTTCCCAAAGCCGGATCGGAAGAGTTAAGAAAACAATTGGTCGCTGCGATGCAGATGGAAACCGACACTTATAATACGTACGAAGAATCCAGGATTTGGTTTCGTTACAACGACGAAGAGATCGGAAAATTCAAAGATGGACTTTCTCTCAGAGCAACTGGAGTTTCCGGTTTAAAATATTTTTTTGCTCGAAATTTTTTCTTAAAACCTGGAATCGAAAGTTGGCATTCGCCTGAAAATAAAAAAGCAGGAATGGATATGTTTGCTTCTCAGGTAGAAAGTTCAAAAGGATTTATATTTTTAAAAACGGATCATAACGAAATTATCGATTGGGTCCAAGCTGGAAGGGATTATCTTCGTTTACATTTGGCTGCGACTAAAAGCGGATTTTCTCTTCATCCAATGAGTCAGATTTTACAAGAATATCCTGAAATGGATCCTATTAGAAAAGAATTTGAATCTTCTTTAAAACCCGGAGAAAAGATCCAAATGTTGGTTCGTTTGGGCAAAAGTGATTACCACTATTATAGTCCAAGAAGAGAGCCGAAAGATTTTATCTTATAA
- a CDS encoding DUF488 domain-containing protein, with the protein MQIKIKRVYEAPSKEDGKRILVDRLWPRGISKESSKIDLWLKEVSPSNELRKWYGHDPDHWAEFKKRYWAELKSNPEGLGKLKTSLDEKVITFLYSSKNLEYNNAIALKEFLSK; encoded by the coding sequence ATGCAGATAAAGATTAAAAGAGTGTACGAAGCTCCTTCCAAAGAGGATGGAAAAAGGATTTTAGTGGACCGTCTTTGGCCCAGAGGGATCAGCAAGGAATCAAGTAAAATCGATCTTTGGTTAAAAGAGGTCTCTCCCAGTAACGAACTCAGAAAATGGTACGGTCATGATCCTGACCATTGGGCCGAATTCAAAAAAAGATATTGGGCAGAATTAAAATCCAATCCGGAAGGATTAGGAAAATTAAAAACTTCCTTGGATGAAAAAGTGATCACCTTTTTGTATTCTTCCAAAAATTTGGAATATAATAACGCGATTGCTCTAAAGGAATTTTTGTCAAAATAA